The segment AAAGCCCATCCCTCCCTCCTGATCACGCCCGGCCCATCCccatcccgatctctctcttttttttcttcttctcttttctagaaaaaattaaaaataaattgatgaaTTCAAGATCTTCTCAGCCCAACTACCAAAGCCCATCCCTCCCTCCTGATCACGCCCGGCCCATCCccatcccgatctctctctccttttttttcttcttctcttttctagaaaaaaattaaaaataaattgatgaaTTCAAGATTACAATCCTTGATCTAATGGTTCATAACAAACTCTTCTAACCAATTTACCCTATGACACTTTGTAATTTGAGATCATTGTTTGTTTTCTATGTACATCTATTCAAATTTTGTGAACACAAATCCATTATGTTACTGTATAAATCATATTACTATGATTCGGTAGTAACATTATCACAGTAGTGCGGTAACATGATACGTTACTACGAAATTTATAGGTCGTTACTGTAAAATATATAGgtcgttactgcacttttgcaGTAACATCATGACGAAATTGCAGTAAAAGAGAACATACGTTAGTAACTATACTATTACAGTACCACTGCTAATGCATagctaaatttttaaatctcaatattGTGCAAAATACAAGTGCTAAAAAGGTGCATGTGCATGGTCACATGTGAACACAAGTGCTAAAAGTACTTCTCTTTCTATATACAAAGATACATAGTAACAAGCTTAGTAAAAGTAAACTTTTAGAATTCTAATCTTTAAACAATAATACAATTGCCTTGTTACTATACGATAATCGAGACAAGATGTTTaacgaaactagatccatcatgactattttaTAACATTGTTACTGCGGAAAGTAGTCGTGTTACTACATATTGACTGTCGCGTTACTACGCATTTCCAGCGAGACGAGAACtaaaaaaagtaaatctcaACATTtggagagcaatatctctcatgttatatattatttttctaatccgtTTGCACCATAATGTTCGTAAAAAAGTGCATAACAAAACTAGAccatcatgactattttttGATGTTGTTACTGTGAGAAAATTATtctgttactgcacgatgaccgtTCTGTTACTACGGAATTCTTGTGAGACGAGGACAACAAAGTGGTGGCCGGGAGAGGGAGTCaatgggcgggtttgaccggcgggagggAGCTTTGACCAGCCTTTGACTAAGGTGGGAGGGGGATTTGGGCCCTAGGAAGGGGGGAGGTGGGATTGGCCCATGgaagggggtgtagaatagttattctaggggaggggtgtagaatagattcactctatatatatatatatatatatatatatattctacttaaaaataagaggtgcttccatcgtccgtaaaaaaaccAGGCGAAAAAAACCGAGccaaaaaaaccgggcgaaagaAAAAACGAATCCGACTCCATCAACGCAgtaaaaaaggacaaaaaaaaatctatctgattccaaagaaaaagaaattatatgtgacgcggtaaaaaaaaatcaaatcctattatattatctctatctctaactctacttatacttaaaaaaatatgaggtGTTTCCGTTGTCCGTCCGAAAAATCGCCAAAAAAATCGGGCGAAAAAAATGGAcgaaaaaagggcgaaaaaaagcTAATCCTATTCCATGTAATAAAGAAAAgggtgaaaaaattaaaaaaaacaatctgtccgattaaaaaaaggaataggGAAAAAATCGGGTGAAAAAAAACCGTGCAAAAAACAACGACGATTTCGTGCAAAgaaaggcgaaaaaaaataaaccaatttGTCCGATTCAAAAATAGGaatcagtcaaaaaaaaacagGGCGAAAATATCGGGTGAAAAAAATCGggcaaaaaaacaaatctgatTCCATAGACGCGGTAAAAAGAgggtgaaaaaataaaaaaaacgaattatatctgattaaaaaaagaattgtatgtgacgcggtaaaaaagAAATCGAATCCTATTATATGTGACACGGTACTATATATATCTGTATCTTCTCtctctactactttaaaaatTAGAACGTTTCCATCGTCCGTAATAACGGAAAAGGGGCGAAAAAAACATTAAGACATTAAAAAGAAAGTCCGATTCAATTTACTTCCGTCGTCCGTGaaaatcttatcttatcttaaaGGTCCAGGCCGCTCGGCGCTCATCGCCGTTTGCGCACCCGCCTAGCCAGACTGCCGACGCCATGGCACGGCTTTACCCTGCCCTTAGGCGCGCCTCCCAGCTGGCGAAGCAGGGGCCGCTCGGCGGTCGTCACCGCACGCGCGCACTAGCTCACCGGACTGCCGTCATCGCCTTCAACGTCGTTCCGCTCGCTCATCGCCGAAGAGAAATAGGATCGGGAGAGGGAtttgggagctagggttttaaCCCTCTCTCCCGGTCGGCGCTTCATCCAGCACGGGGACGATCGGAGCTGTCAATTAGATCGGACGGCTCAGATTTGCCCAGCGTCAGGCCACCGCCGCTGATTATGCTGCGCCCAACGGGCCGTGGAAGTGCATCGGACCGTCCCCGCTTATGTGGGCCGCGCTCAGCTGCTCGGCTTGCGGGCCGTTGAATTGACTCAGCTAGCCGAAGACGGGCCAGCCCAAGTTTGGGCCAGTTGGGAAGACCTGGGCCGAaagcaaatttgatcaaacaatgtggctcaaaatttttaaattaaaatccaTCGGATAAACTCCTAAGTAGgttcaaaaaataaatctaaacctAAAACCTAAATCCTATGCTAATTTATCAAATTAGACTTGGTTCTACCTATTTGTTAATATAGCAAATTAGACTTTATTTTTACCGATTTGAGGTTTTCAAGGTTTCACACTATAAAACAgtgtttttcccgttgcaacgcacggacactattgctagtatatatatattttaaaaaagaaaacactgcttagcaatttaaaaagcgtgcgcgcgaaaagaCCAGTGAAGTGAGTTGGGGAAAGAAATCAGCCTATATATTCCTTACGCGCACCCATCTCCTAGACCCAGGCCCTCACCCATCTGGCCATCTCGATTCTCAATCCCCCGATCGACGCCGCTCACCCTCCAAATACTGCGAGTCTAAACCCAAAACCCTcaccctccctccccctcccgttCCGGTCATCGCCGGCCGTCCGACCATCACCCTCCGCCTCCGGAGTCCGGGAGTACCCCAGCGAGACACGCACAGGAGTCACCAGATATGAAAAATATGAGATTAGAAGAGGTTTCCTCATCATTTATTCTTAAGCCATTGGAGATACATCGCCCAAATGATGACTCCACAGTAGTTGAAGTTTTTATGGATGAGGATATGCTGATGCCTGAGGTATGGTCCTGTACCTTCCTGTTTTTCTCATTTTCCTAATTTATTAATGCTATCCTACTAATAAAATTTAGATtaaagttactccctccgttccaaaatatagctatttccaTAGTTTTCACGGAGATCAAGGAGAAAGGTAAAACTAGATTACCCTTCATTAGTTGTCCTGGTTGGTGGGAGGCGGGTGGGGGTTGTGGAGATTAGGTGCATTTTGGACATTTCATCACTTCAAACAACCTTGGTACTTCAGAAGGAACTATATTTTAGGGCCCAAAATTGAATGCTTAGAGTAGATATATTTTGGAAAGAGGGGTATTGCTTTCCATAGTTAAAGACATCTGATAACTGTCTACTTTTTATTTGTAGATGAAAAGTTATTTGGAGTTGGTGCCATGTACTGTATACTGTGATGATTCATATGAGTTCATGGTTCCACATACCATGCAGCCTATTATTTCACATAGAGTGCTGCTTCCATTACCTGTTAAAAATCTGAAGTGGTTTGGATTTAACACTAGTTATCAAGAGTTCTTTGAACGCTATCATGCATATAGGACAACACATGTTCCTGGTACAGGTCCAAAACCTGTTCTTCCCACTGCAGCAGCAACTACCCTTGACCCTAGTGCACTCGCAACTGACCCTACTGCAGCAGCAACTACCCTTGTACCTAGTGCAGCAACAACTGACCCTACTGCAGCAACAACTACCCCTGACCCTAGTGCAGCAACAACTGATCCTACCGCAGCAGCAACTACCCCTGTTTACTATGATCAAATCACTGTTCCTATGAAAGTTTTCAGTAGAGGTCTTATTATGTGTGTTAGAGAAAACCACAAATATGGTTGCTTAAGTGATTTTGACGAGACAAATATTTTTCTGAGAAGAGGACATGTCGTCATACTTGGTGTGAAGCTAGTGCCATATTCAGAACATCAAGCTGTGCGGAATTTTCATACAGTTCGAAACATCATTTTGCAAGCAATTCAGGGGATGGTGATTCCTCCAGATGTGCAGTCTGTGTTAGACTTGTTATACAAGGACCCAATTAGTAGCTACATTATCATTGAAAACAATTTTGCTTGGATGGTCCCCTCACGGAGGGATAGCATGATTTCTGAGTTACATGAGAATTTTTCAGAACTTAAACCAGATGTGCAAGTTAGTATGACAAAGGCCTTACCTGAAATGGACAAATGGCTTGCAAAATTTGCAAGTAACCGTTTGTTATTTGCTGTTCAAACTGATGTACTGCCTAGAAAATCAGTTACAAGCCTAGAAGCAGCAGAGAAATACTTTGGAAAAAAGGCTGCGGAAACACAAAGGAGAGCTGCCAAGGAAAATGATCTAATCGATTTGCTGGATGAGCAAAATCCCACTACTGAGCTTCTGTTGTACACTGGTAGAAGATACTTTAAAGGTGTGCGAAACTCGTATATCCACTTATCAAGCACTTCTGTCAAGGTACATATCGCTATACTGAATTTTGTAGAGTTACTTGTGAACATGTCTTTTATTTAGTTATATAACCGTTGTCTCCTGTTTCTTTCAGAACAAAATGGGACCTCTCCCAATACAAACGGTCGATTTGGTGGTGTCCTCCCAATTTGCTGCTGTATGCTCAGCCATCCAAGTAAAAGTCCCAACCGCATTCAAGGGAATCAATGAAGAGTGAAAGATTTAAAGCATTCTTTAGTTCTCCTGAAACCATTGGATTCACAGCCTCTGATGAGAAGAAAATTGAGAATAGGTAATATATCTATCTGTGCACACACTATTTGCTATTCTTGAATTTGTAGTTAAACCTTATATTGGTTAATGAACATGTCTCAGGTGAAGAGATGAGTCATGTCTCAGGAGAAGAGATGAGTCAATATGTGTGGTCTGGATAGAAGTGGATTGACAGGAGATGCTAGTGCTATGCCATTGTTGTGTGGGTAAAGTATGATTTGCTGAGTATCTGAAAAGTAACAAACAAGCCCATTGACGATTTGTTTGAATCTAACTAGTGACTAAGAAAACACATCCAATATGTGGAGATTTCCATTTGAATGCAGACCTCTAGTATATGCAAACGATTAAGAGGTTTCTTTTGGGGTTGTATACGCAGAGGAAGGAAACGGCGAGAAAAATGTTAAACTGGGTTTAGTTGGGAGTAATGAGTAAGAATTGCAGTTGCAGATTTTGTAGGGATGAATATTTCCTATCACTGTATGTTTTACTACCTCCTGACTTATGCTTTTATCCATAACTTCCAGTTTTAGATGCTAAGATGCAAACCATCAAAACCACAAAAGGTTGCGGTATCTCCCATTTTCACAAGGTTACCATCTTGTCTTATTTCCTCGTCGTAAGATCGAGGCAACCAATCAACTCAAAAATCAGCGGAAGAccggaaggaagaagagaacaGCGGAatacgggaggaggaagaatcaGAGGAagacgagaggaagaagaaaacagcggaagacgagaggaagaagaagcaggagGCCAGCAACCTGGTTTTCTGCACCTGCGTATACGTGTGGTGGCAAGCAGCTAGACCCTAGACACTTTGAGCCCTCTCGCAGCAGAAACTCCATCGAGCGCCGAACTCGAGCTCGtcggccggtcgccgccactTGGGCTCACGCTGCTGAAAGATTGgcggaaggaataagttcactttaggtccctctatttgtcggtcagtctgattttcatcccttgaccgcaaaaccgggtatgacccgtcccccaacttacgaaaaccgggcaaacgaggtccctcggcagtatggagggcggttttggccgacgtggcgcctacgtggctcctttgactaggtcttcgtcccacgtggcattgacgtggcgattacgtgacattgacgtggcgctttcGTGGCAATTTTatccgaaaaataataaaaaccgtgggacacatgtcagctacaaaaaaaataattaaaaaaggtggggcccatttggtcccacctgtcagcctccctcctctctctccctataCTACAagaaggcgagcggcggcggcgcagagggggtgacgggcggcaggcggcgggtgGAGCAGAGGGGCGGCAGGTGGTGGGCGGAGCGACAGCGgggggcgggagcggcggcgggcagtgGGCGGAGCGGAGGCGGGCGGCAAGCGGAGCAGAGGGCGGCGGGAtctgcggcgggcggcgggcggagcagaGGGGCGGCGGACGACGAGCGGAGCGGTGGCAGGCATGCTCACCGGCCGAggtcgccgcccgcctcgctcGCTCGTTCTTGACATGAACTCGAGGGGGATCGACGTCGAGGCAGCGGAAGAGGGGCGGAGCAAGCATCCGCGGGTAGTGGTCGGCGAGGATGGGCGGGTAGGATGGCGAGCTCAAGctcgccggctcccctcccctctccctctccactcttggatcttccttttcttcctctCGGCTCTCCCTCGTCCTCACGGcggaacggcggcggtggcaggccGCGAGCAGAGCAGAGGGCGGGCGGCGACCTCGCCAAGGACGCCACGCGCACCTCCGAcgcgagaggagcggcggcgtgcgccggccggcgggagggagggagaggagcggcggtgcaTTTGGGTCGGCGACCGGCGGGAGGGCGAGAGaggaacggcggcgcgcggtTGCCGGCGGGAGAGGGTCGACGGTGAAAGCCGGTCAACGGGTGGGAGGGAGAAAAGCGGCGgcacgcgccgcgccgtcggagAGGGCGGCCGACAGTCagcctctccagtctccacccaTGTCGCTCTGTCCACCGTCCTtgtaggggagagagagaaggggggatagagaggagggagctgacaggtgggaccaaataggccccaccttttttaattatttttttagctgacatatgggtcccataatttttattattttttcggataAAATTGCCACGAAAACGCCACGTCAATACCACGTAatcgccacgtcaatgccacgtgagacgaagacctagtcaaatgagctacgtaggcgccacgtcggccaaaaccgccctccatagtgccgagggacctcgtttgcctgGTTTTCGTAAGTTAGGGGAcgggttatacccggttttacggttaAGGAACGAAAAATTAGACTgaccgacaaatagagggacctaaagcgAACTTATTCCAGCCGCCCATTGCCAACTATATGCACTTTCTGGAGGCCCAATTTGCAGCCTCATCTACAGATGGGCCAAATTTAAACTGAACCATTTTGTAATTGGGCTGGTTAACTCGTTGTCCCTGTGGTAAAGCTGGTCCATTAAGGCTCACTACGATTCAGGCCGCCATTTACGTAAAGTTTTTTGGGCTTTTGTCATCAGCTCCAAGCACTGCTATTGCTCCTGCTAACCGGATGATGAACTTTATCAGTGCTGGAGTGCAGGCACAGACTGAGAGCTGTAGCAGGCAACAacaggctgctgctgctaacaATGAGGTCATTGAGCTGCCTGATGAgagcgacgaggaggaagacgatgaccAAATTGCTGAGAAGAGTGTTCCCGCTGCGGTGTTTGGAGAGCTTGGCAAGAGAACTGCAGAGAACAGGGAGGAGGAAAGCTCTGGTGCCCATGTGAATGAGCAGCTTGGCGCCCTTGAGAGGATCAAGCGAAGGCGTCAATGATCTGCCACTGTCAAGATGCCCACAGAGCTGGTGCCCTTGTAACAACTTGTAAACATGATTTTGagtggtgtttttgctcttgtACAAGAATTTACGAGAGTTATTAATCCGTTATTGATCTGCGACCATTTTTTCGTGTACTAACTATTGGGTACATTCCCCGCTTTTTATTCTCTCTTCTAGGCTAGAAGGCAATCATGCATTATTcaattctttttcatttttgcgaGGAAACATTATTTGGTTTCGAGAGTGTACACTGCTACTGGAGTGTTGAAACCTGAAAAATGGAACTAGGAGACTTCATTTCTGTTACTGTCTCACGTGGTTTAGCCTTTCATTTACAAAGTTATTGGTTGAGCTACGGTTTTATAAACCGAGTAATATAATGATGGTGATATGTAAACAAAACTAGAAATTTCGTTAACTCGGATTATTCGAAGTGAACCAAAATAGTGTATTCCTTTGTTCACAAAATAACCATCACAAAACTGTCCGCAattttgaacatatatttgCAATTTGAGCTCTGAAGGTAATGAATAGTGGAAAGAATGTAGTGAAGAAGGCCAGAATAGAGGAAAGCATGTACAATTTGATCACAAGGTCTCTCATTCGTCGATGGGCCGGAACACCTCGAGCGACTCGTGCGGCAGTTTGTCGCCAATGGTGCTCACCACCTTAGCCGCGCCGACGGCCACCGGAAACGTGAAGCTGCCGGAGCCGGGCTTCTTGCCGCGGTGAGCgcttgcggtggcggcggccgcaacGCCAATGGCACCACCCATCTGGAGCTTAGTAGTAGCCGCCGATGCGGCAGACTAGGCATGGCCGGAGAGCAGCCCGGAGCGGCTGGTCCAGCCCGCCTCCGACGAGCACGCCACGGTGCGCCCGTTCTGGCTAGCCGCGTCCAGCGGCCGGAAAGAGgcgaagaagaaggcggcggcaacgaggacggcggcgttgcctccgccggccgccgaaccCCCCGCGCCACGTGGCTGCTTCGTCCCCACCCGTCGGCCGCCCTGCCGCTTGCcctgagaagagagagaggatgggaaataagagagagatgatgacatggcatcttacatgtggggcccatgcgctgactcagccgccacgtcggataaaaccggggtcaaaaccaccgaaggacctcaaGCAAACGGTTTTCTTAGTTGAGGGACGTCCGGTATCTTTTACGGCTAGggaacgattttgtaactcgacgataagttgagggaccttcggtgtactttttccttgggGGAAATCCGATCGGATCTGGTGGTCAGGGTCAATGAGCATCAACTTGGTTCTCTCAGTGCTGCCACCTTTTCCCTCTGCTAGATTGGCCTCCAACTGGTCCAAAACAAGCAGGCTAGAGCCAAACCTGGGCCGAGCGATAGAGAAAAGGAGACTAACTATCGCTGCCGTCGGATGAGCAAGGTCCCTCTGACGTAGAATCATCTACGTCAACGGATCTTGTTCCTCTGACTTAAGCTAAAATTACGTGGAGCTTCGCTGGTTCGTTCAATTCGCATCGGACGGAGCCGAGAGACCGTGTTGGCCAAACGGGCTTACTTACGTCTCTTTCTCAGCCACGGCACTCTCGTCTCTCGCCCATGGCCACCGCCTCTGCTCGCGACGCGACTGGATTGCTGCCGTTGGCGATCGAGGCGGGAGAGAAGCCGAGACCCGCCCATGGGGAGAGGCCGACTTGCGATCTCCCTTGAGCTCCTCTTGCCTAATACCCTCCCGTCTCAAAATACTAAGAGTTTTAGAGTTAAGATACGACTATTAAGATTGGTTGATAAGTTGAGTTATTTACTTTGTTTCAACAGTCCTGGTTGACTTCTGAAACTTGCACTATTATATAGTCATAGGATGTGATGACATCTTTCTTAACTTACTGAGAAATAGGGTTGGAGCAGCAAACCAGCAAACATTAATTGAGTAGAATAATATATCTGTTTTTGAGAGAACTGCATATGCATATTGGTTTGCGCTGGTTTTCTGATTATTTGGTAATACCGGATGATCCTTGTTTACTAGTCTACTGCTGTGGATGGTTTTGATATTTGCTTCCTTTGCCAAAGTTCAGCTTATGCTGTTTTCTGTCGAATTTTAGCCTTTTAGGTCTTCTGTAATGTCTTGGAGAACCATTAAGATTTTATGTTGTGTCAAATTTCATGACCTTAATTACTTTTAAGAGCGTGCAGCCGTGCATGGAGCCATGAACTGCAACGTTTCGATATCTTATCAGCTGTCATACGAGTGAAATAACTGTTGCAAATTAAATGTGTTGACTGGCTTCCCTTTTATGATGACCCAGGGACACGCAAAATATTGAGATGGGGGATAAAACAACTGGAACAAGAAGGGCAAGCGAAGCTACTAATAATAgcactatctttttttttttaaaccccAACAGAGTGTATTTGTATTAAAGAAGAGGGAAACACTTTACAATAGCCAAAAGGCTAGGAATTACAGTGGGAAAAAAAGGGGAGGGGACAGGGGGCTGCGTCTACTAGAGAAACACGTGGAAAGCAAGAGATTTGCTACAGATTGGTTGATGTGCTACCAAGGTCATCCGGCATTAAAGCTTGCATGCCCTTTGCCCCGCCGGTTCGCTAGAGCCATATTTCCTCAGTCATCCGATCGATAAAGTGGGTGTTGTATGGAGCTGAGCCAACTTTTGTGTTAAGCAGATGTAGATATACATCCTTGGGTCTGTCTAtgagtgagtttttttttttaactagggCCTGTCAGCGAGGAGTGAGGGTCCTGCAGTACTGCTGGTGCagtactgctcactgacatgtgggcccgacaGACCCTCAGGcacacatgtcagtgagcagtactGTATCAAcagtactgcagaggatctgGATTGGTCAGCGAGTCAGTGTAAATGTTACTATTGAAGTGTTGAGCATCAGTCACCATGATAATGGATAGTGTAGTATCGCCGGTACTGCATTTCTTCTTCAATTTCAGTTTCTAGAATTATCTGTTGGTTCAGTGAGGGTGTTTTGATTATACTGTTTATCGTGCAATATCTATTTAACAGTGTTACTGTCAGCCGCATGCGTATTACTACAATTTATTGTCTCAAACTCTCAATTTTCAACCGGCCTTCGATAGCCTGTTATAGAACTGTGTTACAAGCTGCATTTTGCTTTGACATTTCATCGTTTATGGAAGGTTtctatctcttctttttttttctctgagtTACTGAATGGTTTATTTAGTACCATTCACCTTTGGTTAATTTAGGAGAGCCTAGGGATGGTGCTACCAGTGTGGCAactaaaattgttttttttaacggaaaaGGCAACTACAATTGTAGTATTGGAGCAATTAGGATTACCACAAATCATCATTAGACATCGATGGTCGATAATGAAAATGCGCTAAGCCGCTAACACATTGCTTGGAGATCCATGTGCAACCTGAGAACATGTGCAGAGGTCCCTGTCTCTGTTTCCTTTGCCATAACAAGTGCTCTACAATTTGGGCATGAAATTGTAGCGTATATTGTCGGGAGCAGACACTCAATGAAATCAGGccaaaaaaagagaacaaaataGATCATAGACATTTCAACAACGCCAGCATACAAGAAGAAAGAACCCAAAAACAATCATCAACAAATTGATTTTGTAGCACTGCTACAGGCAAGCCTTTAATTATGTCAAGAGAGAACGAGAATAAAAGGGAGATCAGATACACTCCGATGAAGTTCAGAAAAGATGGCTAAAAAGGAGATGATACGTCCACCTCGAATCGGTGTAGCCACCTTTGTATCCAGGTAAAGCCGGGAAGCATACATTGAGTGCTGAATTCATGGTTTGTTGAACACTGATATTTAACACCCACAGTTCTTGGGACTCAGAAAATATTGGATGGATGATACAATACCTCATTAAATGCAAATAACCCAACCAAGCGATGAAAGAGTACTCGGGTGTCTGGTTTAGTAATACGAACATATATAAGCACTAGCTGCGTCAACAAGAAGCAAAACAAAGACCTTCCTCGAAGCACATGCTGTCCCAAAAACCAACGAAAATGTTAATAAGGTCCTGTCTAGTTCCAGGGGTGAAAAggtttgacgtgtcacatcggatatatgaacacacatttgaagtattaaacatagactaataacaaaacaaattatagattccgcctataaactacgagacgaatttattaaacctaattaatccgttattagcaaatatttactgtagcaccacattgttaaatcatggcacaattaggcttaaaagattcgtctcgcaatttacacgcaatctgtgtaattagtttttttctatatttaatactctatgcatgtgttcaaacattctaTATGACATGGTGAAAAGATTTTCTTGGGAACTAAAAAGGGCCTAAGTCGGgctatttttcatttttcatttgttAATAAGTCAGGTTGTTTTTCATCTTTCTTATCATGCTTAGCACTAACATTGATTAGAGGTAGCAACACAACCATCGATTATCAACACATCCAATACTCGTAGCAGTAAGTTTTAGGGCACCTAGATGGCCAGTAGCCTTCAAGATAAAGAAAGGCTTGATTGCAatgaaaaggataaaaaaatatttctatatctTTTGTTCGGCAATATTACTGTGCAAGAAAAACATCCTATGAAATGTTGAAACTGTGAGCGACGAACAGATGTGCATTAAGGTACATGGCATTTATATTTGCAGCTAAAAGGATTCTTAAGGAACATATTCTGAAATAAAGGTGCCAATGGGACTTACTTATGTGGAATAATTTCCCACTTATATGGACAAAAGAGCGAATGCAAAGGGAGAGAACCCATGGTA is part of the Oryza glaberrima chromosome 12, OglaRS2, whole genome shotgun sequence genome and harbors:
- the LOC127758000 gene encoding uncharacterized protein LOC127758000; the encoded protein is MKNMRLEEVSSSFILKPLEIHRPNDDSTVVEVFMDEDMLMPEMKSYLELVPCTVYCDDSYEFMVPHTMQPIISHRVLLPLPVKNLKWFGFNTSYQEFFERYHAYRTTHVPGTGPKPVLPTAAATTLDPSALATDPTAAATTLVPSAATTDPTAATTTPDPSAATTDPTAAATTPVYYDQITVPMKVFSRGLIMCVRENHKYGCLSDFDETNIFLRRGHVVILGVKLVPYSEHQAVRNFHTVRNIILQAIQGMVIPPDVQSVLDLLYKDPISSYIIIENNFAWMVPSRRDSMISELHENFSELKPDVQVSMTKALPEMDKWLAKFASNRLLFAVQTDVLPRKSVTSLEAAEKYFGKKAAETQRRAAKENDLIDLLDEQNPTTELLLYTGRRYFKGVRNSYIHLSSTSVKNKMGPLPIQTVDLVVSSQFAAVCSAIQVKVPTAFKGINEE